One part of the Prunus persica cultivar Lovell chromosome G5, Prunus_persica_NCBIv2, whole genome shotgun sequence genome encodes these proteins:
- the LOC18776511 gene encoding probable receptor-like protein kinase At5g61350: MGREINGASMPQPFSSLPFLFLLLCVLTFSLTSFVSAKGNDSSPLTATFSPPDNFLIDCGSSQQTKLNDGRTFKSDRDTSSLLSTNEDVQASVDSITPNASSNIASSSQPLYRTARIFSEKSTYTFYINKPGQHWIRLYFYPLPHQTYNLTSAVFTVNTDKYVLLHDFSVTDSTTLVFKEYILNVTENRISLHFSPKKKSCAFVNAIEVVSAPDTLFNNSATSVSPVSDFNGLSNYAFQVRYRLNVGGPLLSPANDTLSRTWEPDNAYNAFPQGTQNVSVAPKAIKYPQSGATVLIAPNLVYASAQHMKDSATSQQNFNLTWKLNVEEDFSYLIRMHFSDVVSKALNTLYFNVYVNGMSAVSNLDLSSLTGALSTAYYKDFVLNATSISSENNTIRVQVGPGSTQSGSQDALLNGLEILKMSNIADSLDGLFGVDGSYKGPTGISTMKIVAGVGLGMGLTAMLLVVVVIVRWQRRPQGWEKRNSFSSWLLPLHSSQSSLFSSKSSSRRSGVFGSRKSKSGHSTYFSSTNCYGRSFTFSQLQNATQNFDEKAVIGVGGFGKVYLGVLADGTKLAIKRGNPNSEQGINEFRTEMDMLSKLRHRHLVSLIGFCDENAEMILVYEYMANGPLRDHLYGSNQPPLSWKQRLEVCIGAARGLHYLHTGAAQGIIHRDVKTTNILLDENFVAKVSDFGLSKAAPTLEQTHVSTAVKGSFGYLDPEYFRRQQLTEKSDVYSFGVVLFEALCARPVINPALPREQVSLAEWAMQWHRKGMIEKIIDPYIASSVDSGSLRKFVEAAEKCLAEYGVDRPTMGDVLWNLEYASQLQEAASQIDPPEDKTSSLISLEKPSENDSREGSAVGSAVGVSDDSEVTIGSPAFAQKGNIQGR, from the coding sequence ATGGGGAGAGAGATAAATGGGGCATCAATGCCTCAGCCCTTCTCCTCCCTaccctttcttttccttctcctgTGCGTATTAACATTCAGCCTCACAAGCTTTGTTTCAGCCAAAGGCAATGACTCTTCTCCTCTTACAGCCACATTCTCTCCTCCTGATAATTTTCTCATCGACTGTGGCTCGTCACAACAAACCAAACTCAATGATGGCAGGACATTCAAATCGGACCGTGACACGTCTAGTCTCTTGTCCACAAACGAAGATGTGCAGGCTTCAGTTGATTCAATCACTCCCAATGCCTCTTCCAATATAGCATCTTCCTCTCAGCCTTTGTATCGCACTGCAAGAATTTTCTCTGAAAAATCCACCTACACTTTCTACATTAACAAACCAGGCCAGCATTGGATTAGGCTTTACTTCTATCCACTTCCACACCAAACATATAATTTGACAAGCGCTGTTTTCACAGTAAACACAGATAAGTATGTTCTTTTGCATGACTTCTCTGTGACAGACAGTACCACCTTGGTGTTTAAAGAGTACATTCTCAATGTCACAGAAAATCGGATTTCTCTCCATTTCAGTCCCAAGAAAAAATCCTGTGCATTTGTTAATGCTATTGAGGTTGTCTCTGCTCCTGATACTCTGTTCAATAATTCAGCCACATCAGTTTCACCGGTTAGTGACTTCAATGGCTTATCTAATTATGCTTTTCAAGTTCGATACCGGTTAAATGTTGGAGGTCCATTGCTATCTCCTGCAAATGACACATTGTCAAGGACTTGGGAGCCTGATAATGCATATAATGCATTTCCACAAGGAACTCAAAATGTGTCTGTGGCTCCCAAAGCCATCAAGTATCCTCAGAGTGGGGCTACTGTGTTGATCGCCCCTAATTTGGTTTATGCATCCGCTCAACACATGAAAGACTCTGCTACAAGTCAACAGAATTTTAACCTCACCTGGAAGTTGAATGTTGAAGAGGACTTTTCCTATTTGATCAGAATGCATTTTAGTGACGTTGTGAGCAAGGCCCTTAATACTTTGTATTTCAATGTATATGTCAATGGGATGTCGGCCGTGTCCAATCTTGACCTTTCTTCACTCACGGGTGCCCTTTCCACTGCTTATTACAAAGATTTTGTGCTCAACGCCACATCAATCTCCAGTGAAAATAATACCATACGGGTTCAGGTTGGTCCCGGTAGCACTCAGTCAGGCTCTCAGGATGCACTTCTTAATGGATTGGAGATCCTAAAGATGAGCAACATAGCGGATAGCTTGGATGGTCTTTTCGGTGTTGATGGGTCATACAAGGGACCTACAGGAATAAGTACCATGAAGATAGTTGCTGGTGTTGGCTTGGGAATGGGATTGACAGCAATGTTGttagttgttgttgttattgtgAGGTGGCAAAGAAGACCTCAAGGTTGGGAAAAGAGAAATAGCTTCTCATCATGGCTGCTTCCTCTACATTCCAGCCAATCTAGCTTATTCTCCAGTAAGAGCAGCTCAAGAAGATCAGGTGTCTTCGGCTCACGCAAGAGCAAAAGTGGTCACTCAACCTATTTCTCTTCAACTAATTGCTACGGAAGGTCCTTCACCttcagtcaattacaaaaTGCAACACAAAACTTTGATGAGAAGGCAGTGATTGGTGTTGGTGGTTTCGGAAAAGTGTATCTTGGGGTGTTGGCAGATGGTACTAAGCTTGCTATAAAAAGAGGGAACCCAAATTCAGAGCAAGGCATTAATGAATTCAGAACAGAAATGGACATGCTCTCCAAGCTACGCCATCGCCACCTCGTTTCACTAATTGGGTTTTGTGATGAGAATGCGGAGATGATCCTTGTGTATGAGTACATGGCTAATGGACCGCTTCGTGACCACCTCTATGGTTCAAACCAACCCCCATTGTCATGGAAACAAAGGCTTGAGGTTTGCATTGGCGCTGCTCGCGGTTTACATTACCTGCATACTGGTGCAGCACAAGGTATCATACACCGTGATGTAAAGACAACAAACATTCTCCTGGATGAGAATTTTGTTGCAAAAGTTTCTGATTTTGGCCTGTCAAAAGCTGCACCAACGTTGGAACAAACTCATGTCAGCACAGCTGTGAAGGGTAGTTTTGGTTATCTCGATCCTGAGTATTTCAGGAGGCAACAGCTTACTGAGAAATCTGATGTTTACTCTTTCGGTGTGGTGCTTTTTGAGGCACTGTGTGCAAGGCCTGTTATAAACCCGGCGCTGCCAAGAGAGCAGGTGAGTTTGGCTGAGTGGGCAATGCAATGGCACAGGAAGGGTATGATTGAGAAGATAATTGACCCTTATATTGCTAGCTCAGTCGACTCTGGTTCCCTGAGGAAGTTTGTAGAAGCTGCAGAGAAATGCCTGGCTGAATATGGTGTTGATAGGCCTACCATGGGAGATGTATTGTGGAACTTAGAGTACGCTTCACAGCTTCAAGAGGCAGCCTCACAGATTGATCCTCCAGAAGATAAAACTTCCAGTCTCATTTCTTTGGAAAAACCGAGTGAAAATGACTCAAGGGAAGGCTCTGCTGTGGGCTCTGCTGTTGGAGTGAGTGATGATTCTGAAGTGACAATTGGTTCTCCTGCGTTTGCTCAAAAGGGAAATATCCAGGGGAGGTAA
- the LOC18776679 gene encoding LON peptidase N-terminal domain and RING finger protein 1, which produces MSDEAEPSSSGFGTDVPGDVDDYISANEGEPSLPWDIFSHVFDLVKNGNQAFRENRFEEAINCYSRANNVKPCDPVILGNRCAAYIRISKFLRHIPASASEYRALNGLDPTTHAELALKDVEKLMNLRSNSEKAFILKTEALVLLERYDMARDVILSGLQVDPFSNPLRECFQNLERIQANFTGRRSHRKAERSDDFDCTLCLKLLYEPVTTPCGHSFCRSCLFQAMDRGNKCPLCRTVLFISPRTCAISVTLNDIIQKNFPEEFAERKLENDTMTNFGVDLMPLFVMDVVLPFQKFPLNIFEPRYRLMVRRIMEGNRRMGMVIIDSSTGSIADFACEVEITECEPFPDGRLYLEIESRRRFRIIRSWDQDGYRVAEIEWVHDIYPSEGSRERIDLQELTNNAAEYARLWIGRGKRAARQDRRRLERLLGMEAMMPSLQDPECFSFWLASLSNRRPNERLDLLRLRDTRERIQRGLIYLRAEEQGCQVQ; this is translated from the exons ATGTCTGACGAGGCAGAGCCTTCGTCCTCCGGGTTCGGCACGGACGTGCCTGGTGACGTGGACGACTACATTTCG GCTAATGAAGGAGAGCCATCATTGCCCTGGGACATATTTAGTCATGTTTTTGATCTTGTGAAGAATGGAAATCAGGCATTTCGAGAGAACCGCTTTGAAGAG gcAATTAATTGTTACTCCAGAGCCAATAACGTTAAACCATGTGATCCTGTTATTCTTGGCAACCGATGTGCTGCTTATATCAG GATCAGTAAATTCCTTAGACACATACCGGCTTCGGCTTCTGAATATAGAGCACTGAATGGTTTGGATCCCACAACACATGCTGAA CTTGCTTTAAAGGATGTGGAGAAGCTAATGAACCTTCGAAGTAATTCAGAAAAAGCATTCATATTAAAGACTGAAGCTCTAGTTTTG TTGGAGAGATATGACATGGCCCGGGATGTTATTCTTTCTGGCCTTCAGGTTGATCCTTTTAG CAATCCTCTTCGGGAATGTTTTCAGAATTTAGAGAGAATACAAGCTAATTTCACAGGGAGGAGAAGCCATAGGAAAGCAGAACGCAGTGATGACTTTGATTGCACACTATGCTTGAAATTACTATATGAACCTGTCACAACTCCTTGTGGGCATTCTTTTTGTCGTTCATGCCTATTTCAGGCAATGGATCGAG GTAACAAATGTCCTTTGTGCCGAACAGTTCTTTTCATTAGTCCTAGAACATGTGCAATAAG TGTGACACTTAACGACATTATACAAAAGAACTTCCCAGAGGAATTTGCCGAAAGGAAGTTGGAGAATGATACAATGACAAACTTTGGTGTTGATTTGATGCCACTCTTTGTAATGGATGTTGTCCTCCCATTTCAGAAGTTTCCGCTAAACATTTTTGAACCTCGGTATAGACTTATG GTAAGGAGGATAATGGAAGGCAACCGTCGCATGGGAATG GTTATCATTGATTCTTCAACAGGTTCAATAGCTGATTTTGCTTGTGAAGTGGAAATTACTGA GTGTGAACCATTTCCAGATGGACGTTTATATTTAGAG ATTGAAAGTCGCCGACGGTTTCGTATAATTCGATCTTGGGACCAAGATGG GTACCGTGTTGCAGAGATTGAATGGGTACATGACATATATCCATCAGAAGGGTCTAGAGAGAGAATAGAC TTGCAGGAATTGACAAATAATGCAGCAGAGTATGCTCGGTTATGGATAGGGCGGGGTAAAAGAGCAGCACGTCAAG ATCGAAGACGACTTGAGAGACTTCTCGGCATGGAAGCGATGATGCCTTCACTACAAGATCCTGAGTGCTTCAGCTTCTGG CTTGCTTCTTTATCGAACCGGCGTCCAAATGAAAGGTTGGATCTCCTACGCTTGCGAGATACAAGAGAG AGAATACAACGTGGACTGATATATCTCAGAGCAGAAGAGCAGGGTTGTCAAGTGCAATGA